In Methanocella paludicola SANAE, the sequence TTTCTTTTTTAATTTAGAGTATGTTTTATTATTCGTAGAAGCCTATACTGTTATTCATATGGATATCCAGTACCCGGAGATCGGCATATGCGGCCTATCCTGCCGGCTGTGTCCCCGGTATCATACGGAGGGCGAGAGCCGGTGCTTCGGATGTAAGACAGAGTCGAGGATGGCCGCCGGCTGCCCGTTCATCACCTGTGCCATAAAGAAGAAACACGTCGAGTTTTGCGGGGATTGCGAGGACAGCCTCTCGTGCGATAAATGGAAAAAGCACCGGGAGGCCGGGAAGTCGCACGATTCGTTCAAGTGTTATCAAAAGCTCGAGGACGACATCGCCTGCATTCAAGAACATGGCATCCTGCAATTCGTCGAATCCCAGAAAGTACGTGAGGAATTACTGAAGGTCATGCTGCAGGAGTTCAACGAGGGCCGCTCTAAAAGCTATTATTGCATAGCCGCTACGGTACTTACTCCCGATGAGCTTCGTGATGCGCTGGAGGAAGCAAGGAGAAAGGCGGGCGGCGCAGATGTTAAGTCACGGTCTATTGCGCTTCATGCAGCGCTGGATAAGGCCGCGGCCGGTAAGGGTCGCATCCTGCGACTGAGAAAATAGGCCATACGGCTAATTATTTATCGAAGTATGGCTTACCATACGCTGATACGTATGGCGGCGATCACGACCAGGGGATTGGTTAAGAGGTATGGCAGCCTCGAGGCGCTGAGCGACCTGAACGTTACGGTGGAAGAGGGCGAGTCTTTTTGTCTGTTAGGGCCGAACGGGTCGGGGAAGACTACTACGATCGGCATCCTGACGGGCTCGCTGGCCCCCACGGCCGGGACTGCCATGGTCATGGGGATCGACGTCATGGCGGACCCGATAGGCGTTAAAAGGAAGATCGGCATTGTGCCTGAGATGGAATACCCTCCCAGCTTCCTGACGGTACGCGAGTATCTTGACCTGGCGTGCAGCCTCCGTAAGGTCGCCGACCCTAAACCTAAGATAGACAGGTGGATCCAGTTTTTCGGGCTGGAGAGCAAGGAGAACGTGCTCTGCAAGGACTTGAGCAAGGGTACAAAAAAGAAGGTCATGCTATCGACTGCGTTCGTTCATGAGCCGAAATTGCTCTTCCTGGACGAGCCGTTCCTGGACCTGGACCCCATTGTGCAGCGCAACACACGTGAATATTTACGCACCTACGTCAAGGAGGGCGGCACCATCTTCCTCTCGACACACATCCTCGAGATCGCCGAAAAGCTCTGCGACCGCGTGGGCATCCTCTATAACGGCAGGCTCATCGCCAGCGGCAGGCTCGCCGAGCTCAAGCATTCCCGGGAAAGCCTGGAGGACGTGTTCATGAGGCTGGTGGTGGAGGCCGCATAATGGAGTTCCGCCCGAATTTGTTCCTATTGCTCATAAAGGAGGAATACCGGGCGCAGTCCTCCATGTTCCGCAGCTCGTTCCTCGTCTATCCCCTCATGATGCTGACCATATCGCTCGTC encodes:
- a CDS encoding DUF3795 domain-containing protein; its protein translation is MDIQYPEIGICGLSCRLCPRYHTEGESRCFGCKTESRMAAGCPFITCAIKKKHVEFCGDCEDSLSCDKWKKHREAGKSHDSFKCYQKLEDDIACIQEHGILQFVESQKVREELLKVMLQEFNEGRSKSYYCIAATVLTPDELRDALEEARRKAGGADVKSRSIALHAALDKAAAGKGRILRLRK
- a CDS encoding ABC transporter ATP-binding protein; the encoded protein is MAYHTLIRMAAITTRGLVKRYGSLEALSDLNVTVEEGESFCLLGPNGSGKTTTIGILTGSLAPTAGTAMVMGIDVMADPIGVKRKIGIVPEMEYPPSFLTVREYLDLACSLRKVADPKPKIDRWIQFFGLESKENVLCKDLSKGTKKKVMLSTAFVHEPKLLFLDEPFLDLDPIVQRNTREYLRTYVKEGGTIFLSTHILEIAEKLCDRVGILYNGRLIASGRLAELKHSRESLEDVFMRLVVEAA